In Isoptericola variabilis 225, the genomic window AGCGCGCGCCGGCGGAACGCCACGAGCGCCTCGATCGCGCGCCACTGGTCGTCGCGCAGCGCCGCGTCGTCGCGCCCGACGAGCGCCCGCAGCGCCTCCTCGGCCTGCTCGCGCAGCGTGCCGCCGCCCTCGCCCGCCGAGTCGAGGAGCCCGCGCAACATCGCGAGCTTCGCGCGCCGCGCGGCCTCGTCGGGCGCCGGAGGCGGTGCGGACGGTCCCGGGGTGCCCGACGGCGGCACCGGAGCCGCGACGTCGGCCCACCCGTCCGGCTCGGGCGGCAGGTCGTCCGGCGGGGGAGCGTCGTCGTCCGACGGGACGAGCTCGAGGTCGGCGTACGGGTCGTCGGGGTGGCTCACCCGGTCGATCGTAGGCGCAGGGGCCGACGCCCGTGCGCGCTCCTCCACAGGCACCGGCCGGGCCGTCGGCGCGTGGCGGTCAGTGCGCGTGCTCGCGCACGAGCGCGACGGCCGACGCGACGACCGCCACGCACTCGGCCGCGGCGGCCACGAACTCGTTGACCCCCGTGAACGTCGCGTGGACCCCGTAGAGGCCCACCGTCGCCGAGAGCACGAACGCGACGAGGGTCGCGGCCCCGAAGCCGATCCCGCCCACGAGCGGGAGCCAGTGGCGCCAGGCGACGAGCAGCACCGAGAGGACGGCGCCGCCCAGGGCGTTGAGCAGGAAGAGCGGACCGACCACGGGGATGTCGGCGTACCCGTGCACCCACAGGACGAGGTGCACCACCGCGGAGACGAGGACGCCCACGGCGGCGACCCAGCGCCACGCCCGGGCGACCGGGTGCGCGGTGGCACCGCGCCCGTGGGAGGGTGGCGTCGACGAGGGCGAGCCGCTCATGCTGGACATGCTGCCAGGTTTGCCGGCCGGAGGACACGGGGCGCCGCGCCCCGCCGACACGTTGGAGGAGCGCATGACCGCACCGACCCCGCCCGCGCCGTGCTGCGGGCCGACCCGTCGCCAGCTGTTCCGGGGCGCCGGCGCCGCGGCGGGCGCCGTGGTCGGGGCGTCCGTGCTCGGGGCGTGCGCCGAGAGCACGGACCCGGGGGAGTCCGCGGCGTCCGTGAGCTCGGCCGGCGCCGGCACCGTCGTCATCGCGCTCGCCGAGGTCCCCGTGGGCGGGGCGGCCAGCGCCGAGGTCGGCGGTCAGCCGGTCCTGGTGACGCAGCCCGTGGAGGGCGAGGTGCACGTGTTCAGCGCGGTCTGCACGCACCAGGGCTGCACCGTCGTCCCGGGCGACGGCGAGCTCGAGTGCCCGTGCCATCGCTCGCGCTTCACGCTCGAGGACGCCGCGGTGCTGGGCGGTCCCGCGTCCGAGCCGCTCGGCGAGGTGTCCGTCACAGTCGTGGACGGCGACGTCGTGCTGGCCTGACGATTCGTAGACTGGGCGGGTGACGACCCCCGCAGACACGTCCACGAGCCGTGCCCGGACGGTGCTGCCGCTGCGCCCCGAGCTCGCGGACGAGGTGCCGTACGGCGCCCCGCAGCTCGACGTGCCCGTGCTGCTCAACGTCAACGAGAACCCGTACCCGCCGTCGGACGCGGTCGTCGCGACGATCGCGCGCGAGGTCGCGGCCGCCGCGGCGGGCCTGAACCGGTACCCCGACCGCGACTTCCCCGCGCTGCGCGCCGACCTTGCCGACTACCTCGCGGTCGAGTCCGGCGTGCGCGTGGCGCCGGAGCAGGTGTGGGCGGCCAACGGCTCGAACGAGGTCATGCTGCACGTCCTGCAGGCGTTCGGGGGCCCCGGTCGCACCGCGCTGTCGTTCGCGCCGACGTACTCGATGTACCCCGAGTACGCGCGCGACACCCACACGCGCTGGGTCACGGGCCGGCGCGCCGAGGACTTCACGCTCGACGTCGACCACGCGGTCGCGACGATCGCCGAGGTCCGTCCGTCGGTGATCCTGCTCGCGAGCCCGAACAACCCGACGGGCACCGCGCTGCCGCGCGCCGTCGTCGAGGCGGTCCTCGACGCCGCGGCCGCGATCCCCGCGGTCGTCGTGGTCGACGAGGCCTACGCCGAGTTCCGCCGTGCGGGGACGCCGTCGGCGCTCGAGCTGCTCGCCGACCACCCGCACCTGGCCGTCACGCGCACGATGTCCAAGGCGTTCGCGGCCGCGGGCCTGCGCCTGGGGTACCTCGCGGCGTCGACGGAGCTCGTCGACGCGCTGCGGGTCGTGCGCCTGCCGTACCACCTGTCGGCGGTCACCCAGGCGGCGGCGCGGGCCGCCCTCGCGCACCGCACCGAGCTGCTGGCGCAGGTCGACGCGCTGCGGGCCGAGCGCGACGCGCTCGTCGACTGGCTGCGCGCGCAGCACCACGCCGGCCGGCCGCTGCAGGTGGCCGAGACCGACGCGAACTTCGTGCTGTTCGGCACGTTCGCCGACCGGCACGCCGTCTGGCAGGGGCTCCTCGACCGGGGCGTCCTGATCCGCGAGACCGGCCCCGACGGCTGGCTGCGCGTGTCGGTCGGCACCCCCGCCGAGACCGCCGCGTTCAAGGACGCGCTCACCGACGTGATGAGAGAGCAGGAGAGCTGATGGCAGCCCGCACCGCGCGCGTGGAGCGCACGACGAGCGAGTCGAGCGTCGTCGTCGAGCTGGACCTCGACGGCACCGGCCGCACCGACGTCTCCACGACCGTGCCGTTCTACGACCACATGCTGACC contains:
- a CDS encoding Rieske (2Fe-2S) protein, producing MTAPTPPAPCCGPTRRQLFRGAGAAAGAVVGASVLGACAESTDPGESAASVSSAGAGTVVIALAEVPVGGAASAEVGGQPVLVTQPVEGEVHVFSAVCTHQGCTVVPGDGELECPCHRSRFTLEDAAVLGGPASEPLGEVSVTVVDGDVVLA
- a CDS encoding histidinol-phosphate transaminase, which translates into the protein MTTPADTSTSRARTVLPLRPELADEVPYGAPQLDVPVLLNVNENPYPPSDAVVATIAREVAAAAAGLNRYPDRDFPALRADLADYLAVESGVRVAPEQVWAANGSNEVMLHVLQAFGGPGRTALSFAPTYSMYPEYARDTHTRWVTGRRAEDFTLDVDHAVATIAEVRPSVILLASPNNPTGTALPRAVVEAVLDAAAAIPAVVVVDEAYAEFRRAGTPSALELLADHPHLAVTRTMSKAFAAAGLRLGYLAASTELVDALRVVRLPYHLSAVTQAAARAALAHRTELLAQVDALRAERDALVDWLRAQHHAGRPLQVAETDANFVLFGTFADRHAVWQGLLDRGVLIRETGPDGWLRVSVGTPAETAAFKDALTDVMREQES